One region of Bubalus kerabau isolate K-KA32 ecotype Philippines breed swamp buffalo chromosome 6, PCC_UOA_SB_1v2, whole genome shotgun sequence genomic DNA includes:
- the LOC129656634 gene encoding polyadenylate-binding protein-interacting protein 1-like has product MSDGFDRAPGAGLGRSQGLGRGGGGPEGAGFPKRAGPAERPRHQPLPPPPPPQPKAPDFLQPPPLCQTRTAPPPGAQCEVPAGPQRPARPGALPEQTRPLRAPSSSPDNIPQQNSESAMAKPQVVVAPVLMSKLSVNAPEFYPSSYSNYTESYEDGCEDYPTLSEYVQDFLNHLIEQPGSFETEIGQFAETLNSWVTTDDALQELVELIYQQATSIRNFSYTGARVCNYLCHHLTVNPQSGNFRQLLLQRCRTEYEVKDQAAKGDEVTRKRFHAFVLFLGELYLNLEIKGTNGQVARADILQTGLRELLNALFSNPIDDNLICAVKLLKLTGSVLEDGWKEKGKTDMEEIIQRIENVVLDANCSRDVKQMLLKLVELRSNNWGRVHAASA; this is encoded by the coding sequence atgTCGGACGGTTTCGACCGGGCCCCAGGTGCTGGTCTGGGCCGGAGCCAGGGCCTGGGCCGCGGAGGGGGCGGGCCTGAGGGCGCTGGTTTCCCGAAAAGAGCGGGGCCTGCTGAGCGGCCGCGGCAtcagccgctgccgccgccgccgccgcctcaaCCCAAAGCTCCGGACTTCCTGCAGCCGCCGCCGCTGTGCCAGACCAGGACGGCCCCGCCGCCAGGGGCCCAGTGCGAGGTCCCCGCCGGCCCCCAGCGGCCTGCCCGGCCCGGGGCGCTCCCGGAACAAACGAGGCCCCTGAGAGCGCCATCTAGTTCGCCGGATAACATCCCACAGCAGAATTCGGAGTCAGCAATGGCTAAACCCCAGGTGGTTGTAGCTCCTGTATTAATGTCTAAGCTGTCTGTAAACGCCCCTGAATTCTACCCATCAAGTTATTCTAATTATACAGAATCCTATGAGGACGGCTGTGAGGATTATCCTACTTTATCAGAATATGTTCAGGATTTTTTGAATCATCTTATAGAACAGCCTGGCAGTTTTGAAACTGAAATTGGACAGTTTGCAGAGACCCTGAATAGCTGGGTTACAACAGATGATGCTTTGCAAGAACTTGTGGAACTCATCTATCAACAGGCCACATCTATCCGCAATTTCTCTTACACGGGAGCGCGCGTCTGTAACTACCTGTGCCATCATCTGACAGTTAACCCACAGAGTGGCAACTTCCGCCAACTGCTACTTCAAAGATGTCGGACTGAATATGAAGTTAAAGATCAAGCTGCAAAAGGGGATGAAGTGACTCGAAAACGATTCCATGCATTTGTACTCTTTCTGGGAGAACTCTATCTTAACCTGGAGATTAAAGGGACAAATGGACAGGTTGCAAGGGCAGACATTCTTCAGACCGGTCTTCGGGAGTTGCTGAATGCCCTCTTCTCTAATCCTATAGATGACAACTTAATTTGTGCAGTAAAATTACTGAAGTTGACAGGGTCAGTTTTAGAAGATGgctggaaggaaaaaggaaagactgaCATGGAAGAAATTATTCAGAGAATTGAAAATGTTGTCCTAGATGCAAATTGCAGCAGAGATGtaaaacagatgcttttgaagCTTGTAGAACTCCGGTCAAATAACTGGGGTAGAGTCCATGCAGCTTCAGCATAG